A window from Camelus dromedarius isolate mCamDro1 chromosome 9, mCamDro1.pat, whole genome shotgun sequence encodes these proteins:
- the KLK4 gene encoding kallikrein-4 → MMTTAGNPWGWFLGHLILGVTGSPASGGSSRIINGEDCHPHSQPWQAALFLEDELFCGGVLVHPQWVLSAAHCFQDSYTIGLGLHSLVADQEPGSQMVEAKHSIQHPEYNKPFFANDLMLIELKESVSWSDTIQNISIASQCPTPGDSCLVSGWGKLMNGRRPKVLQCVNISVVSEEICKAVYASVYHPSMLCAGGGQDQKDSCHGDSGGPLVCNGYLQGLVSFGQAPCGQPSVPGVYTNLCNFTDWIQKTIQAS, encoded by the exons ATGATGACCACAGCAGGAAACCCCTGGGGCTGGTTCCTGGGGCACCTTATCCTCGGGGTCACAG GATCCCCGGCCTCGGGTGGCAGCAGCCGCATCATAAACGGCGAGGACTGCCACCCGCACTCGCAGCCCTGGCAGGCGGCGCTGTTCTTGGAAGACGAACTTTTCTGCGGGGGCGTCCTGGTGCATCCGCAATGGGTGCTGTCAGCCGCACACTGTTTCCAGGA TTCCTACACCATTGGGCTGGGTCTACACAGTCTTGTGGCCGACCAAGAACCAGGCAGCCAGATGGTAGAGGCCAAACACTCCATACAGCACCCAGAGTACAACAAACCATTTTTCGCCAACGACCTCATGCTCATCGAGTTGAAAGAATCCGTGTCCTGGTCTGACACCATCCAAAACATCAGCATCGCCTCCCAGTGCCCGACCCCTGGGGATTCTTGCCTGGTTTCTGGCTGGGGGAAGCTGATGAATG GCAGACGGCCCAAAGTGCTCCAGTGCGTGAACATCTCTGTGGTGTCCGAGGAGATCTGCAAAGCAGTCTATGCCTCCGTGTACCACCCCAGTATGCTCTGTGCTGGTGGAGGCCAGGACCAAAAGGATTCCTGCCAC GGTGACTCTGGGGGTCCCCTGGTCTGCAATGGGTACCTGCAGGGCCTCGTGTCCTTTGGACAAGCCCCGTGTGGCCAACCCTCTGTGCCCGGCGTCTATACCAACCTCTGCAACTTCACGGACTGGATACAGAAAACCATCCAGGCCAGTTAA